A region of the Deltaproteobacteria bacterium genome:
GGCGACTTCTTACGAACTCACCATTATTACTATTATCGGAATTTTCTTTGGAAAGCTTTAGAGGACGAACCTTTCGCAGTGGGTTATTGAAGGTTACTCCCTTCCTATGGCCCTTTCAACCTTATAGCGGGCAATGATATGGTTATATAAGGCCTGGTGATAATCGGTCTCGGACTGGACAGTGGAGGTCCGGGCGTCGGTTACCTCTAACATGGCCCCAACTCCGGCCTTATAGCGACCCATGGCCAGCTCCAGATTTTCTTTGGCCCTTCGAAGGGACTCCCGGGCCACCTCAATCTGTTTCTCGGCCAGGACTTGATTGAGGTACTGGCTTTGGAGGTTGCTGACTACTTGCAGTTTTTGGGTTCCTTCATTGGCCCTGGCCTGGCTTAAGGCTGCCCGGTATTCAGCTAATTTCTCTTTGGTTTGAAACCCGGAAAAGATAGGAATGTTTAATTGCAGTCCCAGGTTCCAGGTTTCGTCATTGGAATAATTTGACCCGTTATTCCATCCATATTTGGCCGTACCGGTCAGGGTGGGCCAAAATTCCCTTTGAACCCCTTGTTCCTGGACCTGCCAATAAGAAATTACAGCCCTCAACCGGTTTAATACCGGGTCCTTATCCAGGGCTTCTTTTTTTAAGTCCTCCAGGTTCCAGTTTACCGGCCCTGTTTCCAGATCATCCTTCAAGATGGCCCCCGGGAGTTGGGTCAGGCCCATGGCCGCCGCCAGGGCAACCCAGGCCTGCCGGACATCGTTTTCGGCCTGGAGCAAGGCCTTCTGGGCTGTTATGACCGTTACCTCAGCTTGAGTCACATCTATCTTGGCTTTCAAGCCCACCTGATAAAACCCCTGGGCCTGTTTCAAGTGCTCCTGGGTCCTGTCCAAATCTTCCTTACGGACTTCCACGACCCGCTGGGCCAGCAAAACCCCATAATAGGATTGCCGAATGCTATCGATCACCGAAAGCCGGACATCTTTCAAGGTCCATTGATAGGTTTTCAGATCTTCCCTGGAGGCAATAACCTTATATTCCCGGCGGCCGAAATCATAAATATTTTGAGACAGGCCGAAATAATAGGTCGTTAGATCATTAGGACCGGTATTCAACCCACTAAGACTGCTTCCAGTGGTTATCGAGGTGCTGGTTTTATAATGACTGTAATCCGTCTCGGCAAACAGGTTGGGATAATAGGAGGACTGGTTTTGCTTCACCCGGGCCTCCGCCCCTTCGATGGCATTCAAGGCCCCTTGGATAGCCGGATTCCTTTTCAGCCCCAGGTCCAGGCAGGTTTTCAGATCCCATTCCTCGGCCCATAGCGGGTTGCTCATAATAAATCCCAACAGGACAATCGAAAATAACCACAGGTAATTTTTTTTCATTCTCTTCCTCTGCTCATGATATGGGGGTCGGAAATCAGGGTTCAGGGTTCAGGGGTCGGGGTTTGGAATTTTTTAATTCCGAAATCCGAATTCCGCAATCCGCAATCCAAAATCGTCTTATCTTCTCCTTACCGTTTCCCCTTCAGAGACCTTAAAATCCTTAAAATCCTGCTCCCCGACCCAGGGATGAACGATGGTATTGCCTTGAATTTTTATCTTTGGAGGGATAGACGCCCCTTTACCGATTAAAGTTAAACCTTCTTTTAACTGTTCCGGAAAATTCCGGTTCGCCAGGTTGCCTTTTCCGACCACCCGGGCCTTTTCCCCGACCCGGACCTTTTTATCGGCAATGACCCGATCCAGGTAAGCCCCGGCCCCGATCTGACCCTCGTGCATGATGATGGAATTTAATACTTGGGCACCCTTCCCCACCCTGACTCCGGGGGACAGGATCGACCCCTCCACCCGGCCTTCAATGATCGTATCGGCCGAGAGAAATGACCGGGTCACCCGGGCCCCTTTCTGGATAACCACCGGGGGACGGTCCCCCTTCAAGCCTTCTTCTTCCAGGTTGGTTTGAACACCCCAGGCTTCCGGATTCAGACCGGAACCGGGATTTAATAAGTCCATGTGGGCCTCGAAATAAAAGGCCAGTGTTCCCACGTCCCGCCAATACCCGGAGAAGGGATAGGCAAAAATGCGGTCCCTGCCCACGGCCGCCGGGATGAGGTGCTGCCCGAAATCCGTATAGGCCGGGTTCTGCAAGGCTTTTAATAAATAAGGGACCCGGAAGACATAGATACCCAGGGAGGCCAGGGTTCCCTTCGGATTCTTCGGTTTTTCTTCCCAGCCCACGATCCGTCCCTGCCCCGCCACTTCAGCGATTCCGAAATGCACGGACTGTTCTCTGGGTACCTCCATCATGGCCACGGTCAGGTCGGCCTGATTCCGTTTATGGAAGGCTATCATGGGGGCATAATCCATGTAATAGATATGATCCCCCGAAACGATCAGGATCTCCTCCGGGTCATAGCGGGTCAGATAATCCATGTTTTGTCTCAAAGCATCGGCCGTCCCTTTATACCAGTCCGAATCCTTTTCACCGGTATGGGGAGGCAGAATTTTGATCCCCCGGTTCCGGCCTTCGAAATCCCAGGCCTTTCCCGAACCGATATGGCCCATCAAAGAAAGGGGTTTGTATTGGGTCAGGACCCCAACCCTTTCCAGGCCCGAATTCATAATATTGCTCATGGTGAAATCGATAATCCGATAATTTCCGCCGAATGGGACGGCCGGCTTGGCCCGGGCTTCGACCAGGACGTTCAACCGGCTGCCGACGCCACCGGCTAAAAGCATAACCAGGGTGTTAATCACGACAGGGTTACTCCTGAGGGAATCTCCTTCGATGCGAAGAAGCTCTCTTCTAAATAGGGATAAAGCAGACAATTGGCCCCGATACGAATCCCCGGAGGTAGATGCGTATTTCTACCAATAACCGTCAGCCCGGAGGACAAAAGATGCGGAAAGGCCTGATTGGGTATGGTCTTGGCCCCCTTTCCGATTCGGGCCTTTTCACCAATCCGAACCCTTTTATCGGCAATCACCTTATTGACTGTGGCCCCTGATTCCACGAGGGTATCGAAAAAAAGGATCGAATCCTCAACCACAGCCCCTGATTCCACCTGGACCCCGGGAAACAAGACGCTCCTTTTGACCGTACCCTCCACCCGGCAG
Encoded here:
- a CDS encoding glucose-1-phosphate adenylyltransferase — translated: MLLAGGVGSRLNVLVEARAKPAVPFGGNYRIIDFTMSNIMNSGLERVGVLTQYKPLSLMGHIGSGKAWDFEGRNRGIKILPPHTGEKDSDWYKGTADALRQNMDYLTRYDPEEILIVSGDHIYYMDYAPMIAFHKRNQADLTVAMMEVPREQSVHFGIAEVAGQGRIVGWEEKPKNPKGTLASLGIYVFRVPYLLKALQNPAYTDFGQHLIPAAVGRDRIFAYPFSGYWRDVGTLAFYFEAHMDLLNPGSGLNPEAWGVQTNLEEEGLKGDRPPVVIQKGARVTRSFLSADTIIEGRVEGSILSPGVRVGKGAQVLNSIIMHEGQIGAGAYLDRVIADKKVRVGEKARVVGKGNLANRNFPEQLKEGLTLIGKGASIPPKIKIQGNTIVHPWVGEQDFKDFKVSEGETVRRR
- a CDS encoding TolC family protein — encoded protein: MKKNYLWLFSIVLLGFIMSNPLWAEEWDLKTCLDLGLKRNPAIQGALNAIEGAEARVKQNQSSYYPNLFAETDYSHYKTSTSITTGSSLSGLNTGPNDLTTYYFGLSQNIYDFGRREYKVIASREDLKTYQWTLKDVRLSVIDSIRQSYYGVLLAQRVVEVRKEDLDRTQEHLKQAQGFYQVGLKAKIDVTQAEVTVITAQKALLQAENDVRQAWVALAAAMGLTQLPGAILKDDLETGPVNWNLEDLKKEALDKDPVLNRLRAVISYWQVQEQGVQREFWPTLTGTAKYGWNNGSNYSNDETWNLGLQLNIPIFSGFQTKEKLAEYRAALSQARANEGTQKLQVVSNLQSQYLNQVLAEKQIEVARESLRRAKENLELAMGRYKAGVGAMLEVTDARTSTVQSETDYHQALYNHIIARYKVERAIGRE